The following is a genomic window from Pectobacterium carotovorum.
ATACCGATATTTTCTGCTTATGTGAAATAGTGATTTTTTCAGCGGCGATGAATTTTACTTATCGATAACATGGAGAGGCAGGGGGAAAAATGTTTGGCTACCGTTCAACGCCAGCAAGAGTGCAATTGACAACCGACAGGCTGGTGGTGCGTCTGGCCCATGAACGTGATGCATGGCGTCTGGCTGAATACTATTCTGAAAACCGTGATTTCCTTAAGCCGTGGGAACCCGTGAGAGACGCCAGCCATTGCTATCCATCAGGCTGGCAGGCGCGGCTGAGCGTAATTAACGATATGCATAAGCAGGGCAGCGCCTATTACTTCCTCTTGTTGGATCAGAATGAAAACGAAGTCTACGGCGTGGCTAATTTCAGCAACGTGCTGCGGGGATCGTTTCACGCCTGCTATCTGGGCTATTCGCTCGGCCAAAAATGGCAGGGGCAGGGGCTGATGTTCGAAGCGCTGCAACCGGCAATACGTTATATGCAGCGTCAGCAGCATATGCACCGCATCATGGCTAACTATATGCCGCATAACCAGCGTAGCGGGAATTTACTGGCGCGTTTGGGGTTTGAACGTGAGGGTTATGCGAAAGATTATTTGCTCATTGACGGCAAATGGCAGGACCATGTATTAACCGCGCTGACCAACGCAGAGTGGAAGTCTCCGCGTTAAGGAAAAATGATGAAATACCAATTGGATGCTCGTGAAGCCCGCGTGATTGGCTGCATGCTGGAAAAGCAGATCACCACGCCGGACCAATACCCGATGTCGTTAAACGGCATCACCACGGCCTGTAATCAGAAAACCAACCGCGAACCCGTGATGGAACTGAGTGAAAGCGAGGTGCAGCAAACGCTGGATTTACTCGTGAAGAAGCATTTCCTGCGCACGCTCAGCGGCTTTGGCAATCGTGTCGTGAAGTATGAACATCGTTTTTGCAATTCTGAGTTTGGTGACCTGAAACTGTCACCGGCGGAAGTGGCGCTGGTGACGACGCTGCTCCTGCGTGGCCCACAGACGCCGGGTGAACTGCGTACCCGCGCGGCCCGGCTGTATGAATTTTCAGATGTCAGCGAGGCTGAATCCACGCTTGAACAGTTGCAGCAGCGCGACGACGGGCCGTTTGTCGTCCGTCTGGCGCGGGAAGCGGGTAAGCGGGAAAGTCGCTATCGACACCTTTTCAGCGGTGAGACCAGTGATGCGGCGACGCCTGAAGCGGAAAGCATAAGCGATGATGCGCATCCGCTGACCGAACGCGTTGAGGCGTTAGAAAAAGAGGTCGCTGAACTCAAACGTCAGCTTGCCGCGCTGTTAGCGTAATGAATCTGTATCAGGGAGAAAGTCAGTCATGAAGCCTCAGATTACGTCTGCGGAAAGCGTCCCAAAGAATAGCGGTTTTACCCAACGTCCCCGCGTCGGCGTTGTCGGGCTGGGTTCTATCGCGCAGAAAGCGTATTTGCCGATTCTTAGTCAGGCCGATCGCTGGGAACTGGTCGGCGCCTTTTCTCCCGATCGGCAAAAGACGCAGCGGATTTGTCAGCACTATCGGATGACGAGTTTCTCCGCGTTGGACGAGCTGGCAGCACAATGCGATGCCGTTTTCGTGCACAGCAGCACCGCCAGCCATTTTTCTGTTGTGAGCCAACTGCT
Proteins encoded in this region:
- the rimJ gene encoding ribosomal protein S5-alanine N-acetyltransferase, coding for MFGYRSTPARVQLTTDRLVVRLAHERDAWRLAEYYSENRDFLKPWEPVRDASHCYPSGWQARLSVINDMHKQGSAYYFLLLDQNENEVYGVANFSNVLRGSFHACYLGYSLGQKWQGQGLMFEALQPAIRYMQRQQHMHRIMANYMPHNQRSGNLLARLGFEREGYAKDYLLIDGKWQDHVLTALTNAEWKSPR
- a CDS encoding YceH family protein, which translates into the protein MKYQLDAREARVIGCMLEKQITTPDQYPMSLNGITTACNQKTNREPVMELSESEVQQTLDLLVKKHFLRTLSGFGNRVVKYEHRFCNSEFGDLKLSPAEVALVTTLLLRGPQTPGELRTRAARLYEFSDVSEAESTLEQLQQRDDGPFVVRLAREAGKRESRYRHLFSGETSDAATPEAESISDDAHPLTERVEALEKEVAELKRQLAALLA